DNA from Coriobacteriaceae bacterium:
GTTGTCGGGAACGAGAACAAATTTGACGTAAACTTACCGGCCTCGCTATCCGACTTGAACCAGATGTTCTTATATGTCACGCCCTTCTTGCTCAGCACGTCCTTGGCATCTGCAATCTCGCCCTTGTTGCCATCGAGCGTAAAGGAATTGACGCCCACGACCTGGCCGCCCTTCTCAGCAAGCTCCTTATTCAGGCTCTCAAGATCGCCCAGCTCGCCCACGCACGGTTTGCAAGTGGTGAACCAGAAGTTCATGACGGTGACCTTGTTCTTAGAGAACAGCTCGTCGCTGTTCACGTCGTTGCCGTCCAAGTCCTTGCCCGTAAAGCTGGGGAACTTCGTCGCCTCGCTCGAAGCATCGGCGCCAGCCGTCATGCCAGCGGCCGAAGCGTCAACGCTCTCGCCTGCGTTCGGCGTGCTTCCACAGCCGGGAAACTTCTTTTCCAGGCTCTCGAGCTTGTCCTCGATCTCCTTGATCTGCTGCGCGCCGGCCTTGAGTGTCTTAAACTCATCTGCCGTAAACTCGTCCTTGGCGCCGTCGATAGTCTTGAGCAGGAAATCGCCGTAATTGCTGCCGTCCTCAATCATTGTCGACTCTTTATTTGCTGCATTGAATACCTTTTCCCACAGCGCATTATCGCTCGAAAGGATATCGTTCTCCTTCTGCATGAGCTTCGTATACAGCTCGGCGGCCTCGTCGGCATTGGCCGGCTCTTGCGCAATGAGCTCCGCGATCTTAGAATCGGAGCCCGTAGATTCGCTCGCGTTGCCACCGGGCGCCGAACACGCCACAAGACACAAGGCCAGCACCGGCACCATAAACAGGGCCGCAATCTTAGAAAGCTTCATGGTCATTCCTCCGTTTTGTCGAAGCTTGTTTTACTTTTCATCGGCGGTCGGGGAGAGCTTTTCTGCCGACACATCCAGGCCATAGCGATAGCTGATGGCATCGACGGGACAGGCCCCAATGCACTTTCCGCACCGGATACATTCGGCATGATTGGGTGCGCGGACCACATCAACGTCCATCTGACAAACCTTTGAACACTTGCCGCACGAGACGCATTTGCACGCATCGACCCGAATCCCCAGCAGGGACACCTTATTCATGAGCGCATAGAATGCGCCGAGCGGACAAATCCATTTGCAGAAGGGGCGGTAGAACAAAACGCTCAGCACTACCACGGCAATGAGAACGACGAGTTTCCAGGTAAAGAGCTGCCCCAGCGCAGATCGAATGCCGGCGTTGGCAATGGCCAGCGGAATGGCACCCTCGAGCACGCCCTGCGGACAGACGTATTTGCAAAAGAACGGATCGCCCATCCCCACATCGTTGACCACCAGCACAGGCAGCAATACCACAGCAAACAGTAGCACAACGTATTTGATATACGTAAGCGCCTTGAGCCTTTTTGTCGAAAGCTTTTTGCCGGGAATCTTGTGCAGCAGCTCCTGCAGCCAGCCAAACGGGCACAGAAAGCCGCATACAAAGCGCCCCAGCAGCACGCCGAGCAAAATGAGCGTACCGGTAACATAGTAAGAAAAGTTGAACTTGGATGAACCTACCACCGACTGGAACGACCCGATGGGGCACGCACCCGATGCCGCGGGGCACGAATAGCAATTAAGTCCAGGTACGCAGACTGTTTTTCCCGCGCCCTGATAGATGCCGCCTTTGGCAAAGTTTGGCAGGTGAATATTGGTGACCAGCGTCGCCGCCGCCTGAATGAATCCGCGAAATCGGGCCAAAACATGCGACGCAGTGTTTTCTCTTTTATCCAATTCCGATACACTCCAAGCACAGCCTAATCGCTTTGGCCAGCACGGCATCCGCCTCGCCACGCATAACACCAAAGCACACCATGGCAATTCCGACGATCAACAAAGCGACCTGTACCACGGGTTTTACCGCTTTGAACAACCCAACCACTCCTTTCGTTACGCGACCATTGGACCATATCGACTATAAAATCCGTGTTAAGCGCGATTTGGAATGTGCAAGGAAACTGTTATGCGTATTTTGATCGTCGAGGATGAGCGGGCGCTGTGCGATGCAATCGCACGCAGCTTGCGAAACTTGGCGTACAGCGTCGACTGCTGCCACGACGGGCAGGAGGCGCTCGACCTGCTGGGCGTCGAAGTCTTTGACCTCGTGGTACTCGACCTCAACCTTCCCCGTATCGACGGCATGACCGTGCTCAGGGAACTTAGGAAAACCGACTGCGAGACCAAGGTACTGATTCTGTCCGCGCGTGGCGAAGTATCCGATAAAGTCGCCGGACTCGATGCCGGCGCCAACGATTACCTCACCAAGCCGTTTCATCTGGACGAACTTGCGGCAAGGATCCGCAGCCTTACCCTCAGACGCTTTACACAAAGCGACATAGTTTTAACCTGCGGAAAGCTCCGCTTTGACGCCAAGGCGCGCATCGCCTCCGTGGACAGCGAGGCTTTATCTCTTACGCGCAAGGAAACGGGAATCTTGGAATACCTGATGCTTAA
Protein-coding regions in this window:
- a CDS encoding TlpA family protein disulfide reductase; this encodes MKLSKIAALFMVPVLALCLVACSAPGGNASESTGSDSKIAELIAQEPANADEAAELYTKLMQKENDILSSDNALWEKVFNAANKESTMIEDGSNYGDFLLKTIDGAKDEFTADEFKTLKAGAQQIKEIEDKLESLEKKFPGCGSTPNAGESVDASAAGMTAGADASSEATKFPSFTGKDLDGNDVNSDELFSKNKVTVMNFWFTTCKPCVGELGDLESLNKELAEKGGQVVGVNSFTLDGNKGEIADAKDVLSKKGVTYKNIWFKSDSEAGKFTSNLFSFPTTYVIDQNGNIVGEPIVGAISSAEQRAALDKLIDQAIANSEQ
- a CDS encoding 4Fe-4S binding protein, translated to MVGSSKFNFSYYVTGTLILLGVLLGRFVCGFLCPFGWLQELLHKIPGKKLSTKRLKALTYIKYVVLLFAVVLLPVLVVNDVGMGDPFFCKYVCPQGVLEGAIPLAIANAGIRSALGQLFTWKLVVLIAVVVLSVLFYRPFCKWICPLGAFYALMNKVSLLGIRVDACKCVSCGKCSKVCQMDVDVVRAPNHAECIRCGKCIGACPVDAISYRYGLDVSAEKLSPTADEK
- a CDS encoding response regulator transcription factor — protein: MCKETVMRILIVEDERALCDAIARSLRNLAYSVDCCHDGQEALDLLGVEVFDLVVLDLNLPRIDGMTVLRELRKTDCETKVLILSARGEVSDKVAGLDAGANDYLTKPFHLDELAARIRSLTLRRFTQSDIVLTCGKLRFDAKARIASVDSEALSLTRKETGILEYLMLNQGRPVSQEELIEHVWDSTVNSFSNAIRVHISSLRKKMRSALGYDPIRNRIGEGYVMEDSE